Within the Miscanthus floridulus cultivar M001 chromosome 17, ASM1932011v1, whole genome shotgun sequence genome, the region ggaattgttggatatattatgggcttgacccgtataatattttaataaatcaaataaaactctatggtacgtaacattaagcgttgtatggtttaataccgtatgaGATTTTGACTGAAAGTTTACTTGCcttatttggttggaaattatccatcttaatttagaagctgagaaaaggacaaaggagTGCCACACGCACGTGCGCGCCGCCGGTCGGGCTGGGCCGTGGCTGTGGGCACGGGCGCAGATCGGGCTGGGCCGGGCCGAGACCGAggtcgtggccgtggccgtgggcgTGGCGTGGCAAGGCAAGCAGGCAAGtggcgagcgagcggacgggcgggcgtggccaggttttgccacttaatcctcATAATTATGGGAGTTTCTCTCCTCGATGGTGGAGGCGAGTTGATTACGTCAGTTACCGTCTCTCCGTGTCTCCGACTCCTGAATTCCTCCGCTGGCTCTCTCCCTCCCGGCCGCAGGCATAAAACAGAAAGTCCTCCGTCAGTCTTCTTCCCCTTTCTTCACTTtcgagagaccacatctcagccgTCCTTTGGCTTTCCCCGTTCAGTACTTCTGCATGCACGGAGTAGCAGGAGAGTAGGTGCCTCCGGAATCCTCGTCCGCTTGcaaaccttgcacggggtgtgcggcgattaggtttttggggagcgattccgTGACTGCTCGTCCGACGTCTTCTTCCTGGCGATCGCTCGCGGAACCCGTCTTCTTTCTGGTGACTGTTCGTgagactgcactgcgaacatcttcctgcatcgaatgtggtccacgacttcgagcaacgtactatgtctggtgcgaatggagcctccgatgccctcgacatgggaccctccgctgggtacactctTATCTCTGTGATTACAGTACTTTGCATACTTACAGTATCGATTAGTTTATCATATTTGTATGCTGTAGCGTTTGTTAGAGATATACatatgcacatatatgtcgttACGAATCTGCTGATGTTTTATTTatggattaaattgaccatgaaaatgccAAATTATCTGACACTTATTACATGGAGAACTGCTGCTACAGATTTCAGTTCAGGTACTTATTGAACCAGTGGCTCATGTCTTGCAGAGCTTCCTTCGCACTCGTGACAGCGGCTGCATCATCGTCGCTGTATCTCACAGCCCATCCATGCGCCACGCCAGGGAAAATTTTGACAAAGTGATCGATCTGCAGAGCAAAAAGAAAAATCGGAGAACTGATGATTCTGTGAAATATTTTAACCTGAACTGTGAATGCTCACATGATCCAAAAgggcaaacttttttttttgagttATAATGATAGAGGTCGAAAAGGTAAATATGATCACTTTGGTGGGTTCAAAGTTCAAACAATCAGAAATAACTACTCTATTAATAACACGTAATGCACGGCTGTGCTTTCTAaacaatggatgaagaaacagtaAAATACCTACTTAAGACACACTCGTCCTCTGTTGCTGGTAAAAAAAATATCATCAGAGCCAGTTATTTCGGTACTCACGGAGTTTTGCATGCCAGTTTAATTCAGTGCAATCTGAACACTCTCATACACATGTAAAAGTTCTAGCTTAAGGCAGATCAAGGTTTCAAAGATATTACTAGTACAACTTACCTCAGAGTTAGCTGAAAGAATTTGCTCGAACTGCTTTAACAATTCAGGCGGGGATGACCTATCGATTTCAGCTCCAAGTATGGAAATGGGACATTTGACCTCTGAGTATTAGATTAGATGATAGCATATCAATGCGTAAGCAATTCAAGCTCTTGCAGTATTAGAATAACTTTATCATGTCAGGGAAGAAACTCTTGCAAAATAATTGACCTTTGATATCGTCGACAGTTAGTAAAGAAGGGTGTAACAATACAGCAGCCTGGATCTCATGAACTTTCGCCAGTTCCACAACCACCTTTGCTGAAAGAGGTCAAATTTCCAGTGCATATATTTTAAGAACAGAGAGATAAAAGGAACAAAATAATGCTCACAAGGCATTTTTTAGGTTGCAAAAAGCTCAAAATAAAATGTTGCCAATAATCCTTCTTACCGCCCCAACAATAACCTGCAGCTCCGATGCTGGACACTCCCTTCTCCTTTATAGCAGCAATTACTGGTTTTGCCTCTTCAAATGCATTTAGCTATTCATCACAAAAAAAATGCTTTTGCTATTAAAAGAGACAATTTTGGGGCTTAACAAAAAAATGTTTTGTTAAGGATATATAAAATCACAGACTAAGAAAACAATTGAGCCAGAAAAGGAACAGTAGAAGTGCAGAAACAATTATTGATTGCGAGGCCTTAACAAAACACCATCATTATCTCAACACTCGGATATAAGTCATTCAACTCTCTTGAAGAGTCAAAGaatctcaagtttgatcaaacttatataataaaataataacatttatgataacaAATAAGTATAATCAGATTCTTCATTaactatattttcatagtatgcctatttgatgtcataaatctttgtaattctctctataaattagaataacttataatttggaatgaatgtGATACATCCCTGGAGAGAGCATTAAAACCATGGTTCGCCAAAGGAACTTATAGCTTAGGAAGTTAGGAAGTCATACGATATACTAAGCCATTATAGCCTATTTAATAAAAGTCCAGTTTGCAACCCTCAACTATGAGCTAGGTCAATATTTCATCCTTCAACTACAAAATCATTCACTTTTCAACTCTCAACTATCAGAACAGTTCAATTTACAACCTTGCCTCAATTTAGAATGATTTTGATGAGATGGCATTGGTGTGACAACATAACTAAAGGCTATATATagtatttgaattttaaaaacttCAAAATTacataaatactccctccatctaaAAAAGAATGGCACTCTAGTTTTGCTCTATGTCAAATTATCTtaggtttgaccaaaattatacaaAAGAATATCAAATATTTATAATACTAAATATgattagattcatcatgaaataTAGTTTCATGATGTacctatttggtatcataaatgttaataaTCTTCTCTACAAGCTTGGCCAAACTTAATAGTTTGACTTCAAATAAAGTTAGAGCATCTTTTTTGAAGTAGGTGGTAGTTTTTTAAATAAAGTATAATAGGACCGCCAAATAAACTAAAACATTTTCATTATCTTGATCAACCTAAACTAAAATTTTCAATGTGCAATCGAACTTTACTAGAAAGAATTAAAATCATTTATACattattgaatttaaaagctagCCATGCTTAAATTAGGAAAACTAACCCTATCTACTCATGTCCTTCCACTGGCTAGAATTATATAAGACATAATTATTAGAAGTTTATTAGTACCTACATCTAATCAAAATTACTTATCTTTGCACTCTCTCTCTACTTGTTTATTTTCCAACTCAATACATGTATAGATACCTTGTAATCTCTATCCGGTTAGGATGAACTTATCAATTACTCTATATATTTTTTTACCCATATCCACAGTTTTTTCCAGTACATGTCACTTCATGTCTTCATTATACACTTAATTCAAT harbors:
- the LOC136517192 gene encoding endo-1,3;1,4-beta-D-glucanase-like isoform X1 yields the protein MASSHCFENPPALEPASGGGEVVDDFGGQKAYVTGSAGSKAAVVLISDAFGFEAPNLRYAMNMIADKVASSGYFVVVPDFLHGDPYDPSNHSNPGMWVQSHNPLNAFEEAKPVIAAIKEKGVSSIGAAGYCWGAKVVVELAKVHEIQAAVLLHPSLLTVDDIKEVKCPISILGAEIDRSSPPELLKQFEQILSANSEIDHFVKIFPGVAHGWAVRYSDDDAAAVTSAKEALQDMSHWFNKYLN
- the LOC136517192 gene encoding endo-1,3;1,4-beta-D-glucanase-like isoform X2, whose product is MASSHCFENPPALEPASGGGEVVDDFGGQKAYVTGSAGSKAAVVLISDAFGFEAPNLRKIADKVASSGYFVVVPDFLHGDPYDPSNHSNPGMWVQSHNPLNAFEEAKPVIAAIKEKGVSSIGAAGYCWGAKVVVELAKVHEIQAAVLLHPSLLTVDDIKEVKCPISILGAEIDRSSPPELLKQFEQILSANSEIDHFVKIFPGVAHGWAVRYSDDDAAAVTSAKEALQDMSHWFNKYLN